One Hordeum vulgare subsp. vulgare chromosome 4H, MorexV3_pseudomolecules_assembly, whole genome shotgun sequence DNA window includes the following coding sequences:
- the LOC123451225 gene encoding 1-aminocyclopropane-1-carboxylate oxidase-like, whose translation MAIPVIDFSRLDGDERAAALAEIAAGFEEWGFFQLVNTGIPDELLERVKKVCNDCYKLREEGFNGSNPAVKALAALVEQEGEGLAPRKVQGMDWEDVFTLHDNLPWPSIPPTFKETMMEYRTELKKLAEKMLGVMEELLGLEEGQITKVFSKDGDFEPFYGTKVSHYPPCPRPEMVDGLRAHTDAGGLILLFQDDRVGGLQVLGRDGRWADVQPVENAIVINTGDQIEVMSNGRYKSAWHRVLATRDGNRRSIASFYNPARAATIAPAIPAAADSGPGGDYPSFSFGDYMEVYIKQKFQDKEPRFAAAAAIKNMVD comes from the exons ATGGCGATCCCTGTCATCGACTTCTCCAGGCTTGACGGCGACGAGAGGGCGGCTGCTCTGGCGGAGATCGCCGCCGGGTTCGAGGAGTGGGGTTTCTTCCAG CTGGTGAACACTGGCATCCCTGACGAGCTGCTGGAGAGGGTGAAGAAGGTGTGCAACGACTGCTACAAGCTGCGCGAGGAGGGGTTCAACGGGTCCAACCCCGCGGTCAAGGCTCTGGCGGCCCTGGTGGAACAGGAAGGCGAGGGCCTCGCCCCAAGGAAGGTCCAAGGCATGGATTGGGAGGATGTCTTCACCCTCCATGACAACCTTCCATGGCCCTCCATCCCTCCAACCTTCAA GGAGACGATGATGGAGTACAGGACGGAGCTGAAGAAGCTGGCGGAGAAGATGCTGGGCGTCATGGAGGAGCTTCTTGGGCTAGAGGAAGGGCAAATCACCAAGGTCTTCTCCAAGGACGGCGACTTTGAGCCTTTCTACGGCACCAAGGTGAGCCACTACCCGCCGTGCCCGCGCCCGGAGATGGTGGACGGGCTGCGCGCCCACACCGACGCCGGCGGCCTCATCCTGCTCTTCCAGGACGACCGTGTCGGCGGGCTGCAGGTGCTCGGCCGCGATGGCCGCTGGGCCGACGTCCAGCCCGTGGAgaacgccatcgtcatcaacaccgGCGACCAGATCGAG GTGATGAGCAATGGCCGGTACAAGAGCGCGTGGCACCGCGTCCTGGCCACCCGCGACGGCAATCGTCGCTCCATTGCCTCCTTCTACAACCCGGCGCGCGCTGCCACCATCGCGCCGGCGATCCCGGCCGCCGCCGACTCCGGCCCTGGCGGCGACTACCCGAGCTTCTCCTTCGGGGACTACATGGAGGTGTACATCAAGCAGAAGTTTCAGGACAAGGAGCCCAGGTTCGCTGCAGCGGCGGCGATAAAAAATATGGTGGACTGA